Proteins from a genomic interval of Aspergillus flavus chromosome 7, complete sequence:
- a CDS encoding bacterial alpha-L-rhamnosidase-domain-containing protein — translation MEFTRCGIHGFHEVIGIDTDEIRFFWALHADKEYARQTAYRVVVSTDRDNLQSQGVCWDSGRVESDAQRNIKCTPNQPFQSTTFHYWKVTVWDENDIPCESPVNEFYTSYPRSSGLLPPYSMNQTYMPHSSLIFRTWFEDEPNRWKAVWVGDGGDKPIYLRKSIQLARQPSRVVVFASGLGHFNLTVNGKAASDHVLDPGWTNYHRSVQYVGYDLTSQWQQGENVLGAHVGNGFYAGDQGDRFFWPTYEDNTFVRYGNELCFFAEVHLHYADGSHETIVSDPTWKVRKSATTLANIYASENLDRRLYPTGWDSPGFDDADWSPAKPLTGPRGKLSYQSQPPVVLHNTFHPIKRQVTRPGVIVYDLGQNSSIMVQLEVSGPSASEVIVRYAETLGDNGEVFMPDPLFKEFEHNVYSKIILTGEGRETWTPDFCFTSARYVQVEGVSDSDSDNLPTIHSLSAQHVSSAARQLGHLKTDKEDVNALINACYWTFASNIFSYHTDCPQIEKFGWLEVTSLLAPATQYIRDMEAVYTKILDDIIDAQEPNGLVPTMAPEIRYMCGPLHDTITWGCAVCFLPELIKRYYGSTHVYSKIYQPCVRYMEYMKTKERKGGLIEHGLGDWGYDIAFGNHQANIETAVYYRCLCNVAMMAKELGFTEDVALYEAWAARIYDVYNSHLLVSDKTEYPYAFYTSLDNPGVHDRTMVNQALALQFGLVPAEYRSDVIQAFVAAVEESGPRIRAGEIGLKYVWSTFAEAEVDRPDLVLAMARQEEHPSYMRFIRRGETTLSEFWQDACRSKCHDMLGTIYEWFYAAVLGVQPIGDAYRTWTLRPPFRSEFDFVEGEVDCPYGLIRVCFDRKQTEGTSAQLEVTVPTSTVCTLQLPSNGSLAQIQRNGGQELKKVTGSEVTLMPGVYKCVIWP, via the exons ATGGAATTTACTCGCTGCGGTATCCATGGCTTCCACGAAGTCATCGGTATAGACACCGATGAGATTAGATTCTTCTGGGCTTTGCACGCCGACAAAGAGTATGCCAGACAGACTGCCTATCGGGTAGTTGTATCTACCGACCGTGATAATTTGCAATCGCAAGGTGTGTGCTGGGACTCTGGACGTGTTGAGAGTGATGCTCAGAGAAACATCAAATGCACTCCCAACCAGCCTTTCCAGTCGACCACTTTCCATTACTGGAAAGTGACTGTATGGGACGAAAATGACATCCCCTGCGAAAGCCCCGTGAACGAGTTCTATACCTCATATCCGCGCTCATCGGGGCTGTTACCACCGTACAGCATGAATCAAACATAT ATGCCACACAGTAGTCTCATATTCCGTACTTGGTTTGAGGACGAGCCCAACCGATGGAAGGCAGTTTGGGTGGGTGATGGTGGAGACAAGCCCATCTATTTAAGAAAGTCTATCCAGCTTGCTCGACAGCCCTCTCGAGTCGTTGTATTCGCATCGGGACTGGGACATTTCAATCTCACCGTCAATGGGAAGGCGGCATCTGATCATGTTCTTGATCCTGGCTGGACAAACTACCACCGATCTGTTCAGTACGTCGGCTACGACTTGACTTCTCAATGGCAACAAGGGGAGAACGTCCTTGGGGCTCATGTTGGAAACGGCTTCTACGCAGGTGATCAGGGCGACCGTTTCTTTTGGCCCACGTATGAGGATAATACTTTCGTTCGATATGGAAACGAACTATGCTTCTTCGCTGAGGTTCACCTGCATTATGCCGATGGTTCCCACGAGACCATAGTGTCAGATCCTACGTGGAAGGTGAGGAAAAGTGCCACCACTCTTGCCAATATTTATGCCTCAGAGAACCTGGATCGACGATTGTACCCCACTGGTTGGGATTCTCCTGGATTTGATGATGCAGACTGGTCGCCAGCAAAGCCTTTGACTGGTCCGAGAGGCAAGCTGAGCTACCAGAGCCAGCCCCCCGTAGTCCTACATAACACATTTCACCCTATCAAACGCCAGGTCACACGCCCTGGTGTCATCGTTTATGACCTAGGGCAGAACTCGAGCATCATGGTGCAACTAGAGGTCAGTGGACCATCTGCGTCAGAAGTCATCGTTCGATACGCCGAAACCCTTGGTGATAATGGAGAAGTCTTTATGCCCGATCCCCTATTTAAAGAATTCGAGCATAACGTATACTCGAAGATTATTCTTACTGGCGAAGGCCGTGAGACTTGGACTCCTGACTTCTGCTTCACAAGTGCCCGGTATGTCCAAGTGGAGGGGGTCTCCGACTCCGACAGCGATAACCTTCCCACTATTCATTCTCTAAGTGCTCAGCATGTCTCATCAGCTGCACGGCAGCTTGGGCATCTCAAAACCGATAAAGAAGACGTCAACGCACTTATCAACGCTTGTTATTGGACCTTCGCCAGCAACATCTTTAGCTACCATACCGATTGCCCACAGATTGAGAAATTCGGATGGCTAGAGGTCACATCGCTTCTTGCGCCTGCCACGCAGTACATCCGTGACATGGAAGCAGTCTACACCAAGATTTTGGACGATATCATCGATGCTCAGGAGCCGAATGGCCTTGTACCTACAATGGCACCGGAGATTCGGTACATGTGTGGCCCTCTCCATGACACTATTACCTGGGGCTGTGCGGTGTGCTTCCTTCCCGAGCTGATCAAGCGCTACTACGGGTCCACTCACGTATACTCTAAGATATATCAGCCTTGTGTACGATATATGGAGTATATGAAAACCAAGGAGCGGAAAGGCGGTCTGATTGAGCATGGACTGGGCGACTGGGGCTATGATATAGCCTTTGGTAATCACCAAGCAAACATTGAAACTGCGGTTTACTATCGCTGTCTCTGCAACGTGGCGATGATGGCAAAGGAGCTGGGATTTACCGAGGATGTTGCCTTGTATGAGGCCTGGGCTGCACGCATCTACGATGTTTACAATTCTCACCTTCTTGTTTCCGATAAGACCGAATATCCCTATGCCTTTTATACTTCTCTGGACAATCCTGGTGTCCATGACCGCACTATGGTTAACCAGGCGCTTGCGCTGCAGTTTGGCCTGGTGCCCGCAGAGTACCGCTCTGATGTCATCCAAGCATTTGTTGCTGCTGTAGAGGAGTCGGGTCCGAGGATCCGTGCTGGAGAAATTGGGCTGAAATACGTCTGGAGCACATTTGCCGAGGCCGAAGTAGATCGCCCCGACCTTGTCCTCGCCATGGCCAGGCAAGAGGAACATCCAAGTTACATGCGATTCATTCGGCGCGGCGAGACCACACTCTCAGAGTTTTGGCAGGACGCTTGCCGGTCCAAGTGTCACGATATGCTTGGGACGATCTATGAATGGTTTTATGCTGCGGTGCTTGGTGTACAGCCTATCGGCGATGCGTACCGCACATGGACCTTGCGGCCACCATTTCGAAGCGAGTTCGACTttgttgaaggagaagtcGATTGCCCGTACGGCTTGATTCGGGTATGCTTTGATCGTAAACAGACTGAGGGCACGAGTGCCCAGCTAGAAGTCACAGTTCCAACCAGCACCGTCTGTACGTTACAGCTACCTTCCAATGGCAGTTTGGCACAGATTCAGAGGAATGGAGGGCAAGAGTTAAAGAAGGTAACCGGATCAGAAGTGACCCTGATGCCTGGTGTATATAAATGTGTGATATGGCCTTGA